One stretch of Malus domestica chromosome 14, GDT2T_hap1 DNA includes these proteins:
- the LOC103431664 gene encoding late embryogenesis abundant protein At1g64065-like, translating into MAEKVVAEKYHQLEPATGHSGGDHEASATTQSEELKRQKRIKMYKYIGIFIVFQIVVMSVFGMTVMKVKSPKIRLGNIYVLSLNSVPAAPSFDMSFVTQIRVRNLNWGTFKFDAGMATFMYQGVPVGQVAIPNSKVRMRSTKKIDVVVSVNSAALPSNSALGSELSNGLLMLSSQAKLSGKVKLMMIMKKNKSAEMSCSMVFNLAAKSVQNLDCN; encoded by the coding sequence atggctgAGAAAGTAGTAGCTGAGAAGTACCACCAGTTGGAACCAGCAACTGGGCACTCCGGAGGTGATCATGAAGCTTCAGCCACAACGCAATCGGAGGAGCTCAAACGCCAGAAGAGAATTAAGATGTACAAATACATTGGCATTTTCATCGTCTTTCAAATCGTAGTCATGAGTGTTTTTGGGATGACTGTGATGAAAGTTAAGTCTCCGAAAATCAGGTTGGGCAACATATATGTCCTCAGTCTCAACTCCGTCCCAGCAGCACCTTCATTCGACATGAGCTTCGTAACCCAAATCAGAGTCAGGAACTTAAACTGGGGTACCTTTAAGTTTGATGCCGGCATGGCCACGTTTATGTACCAAGGTGTGCCTGTTGGGCAAGTTGCTATTCCGAATAGCAAAGTCCGAATGCGATccacaaaaaaaattgatgttgtGGTGAGCGTGAATTCTGCAGCATTGCCGAGCAACTCCGCTCTTGGAAGTGAGTTGAGCAATGGGCTGCTGATGTTGAGCAGTCAAGCCAAGTTGAGTGGAAAGGTTAAGTTGATGATGATcatgaagaaaaacaagtctgCTGAAATGAGCTGCTCTATGGTGTTTAATTTGGCAGCAAAGTCTGTCCAAAATTTGGACTGTAACTGA
- the LOC103431360 gene encoding late embryogenesis abundant protein At1g64065-like, producing MAEKTNQAYPLAPANGYRRSDAESLQSADELKRKKRTKLAIYIGIFIVFQILVITALSLTVMKVKTPKVRLGNINVQNFNSAPATPSFDTKFTTQIKVKNTNFGPYKYDAAIVTFLYQGATVGQVSIPKSKAGMLSTKKIDVEVSLSSSALSGTNLGSELNSGVLTLNSAAKLTGKVELMLIMKKKKSSTMDCTMAFDLSSKTLKSLKCK from the coding sequence ATGGCTGAGAAAACCAATCAGGCCTATCCCTTGGCACCAGCAAATGGTTACAGAAGAAGTGATGCAGAGTCTTTGCAATCAGCCGATGAGCTGAAACGCAAGAAGAGAACCAAGTTGGCCATTTATATTGGTATTTTCATTGTGTTTCAGATCTTGGTCATAACTGCGCTGAGTCTCACCGTCATGAAAGTTAAGACCCCAAAGGTCAGGCTAGGCAACATCAACGTCCAAAACTTCAACTCTGCGCCTGCAACACCTTCATTCGACACTAAATTCACAACCCAAATCAAAGTCAAGAATACAAATTTTGGCCCATACAAGTACGATGCTGCCATTGTCACGTTTTTGTACCAAGGTGCGACTGTCGGGCAAGTTTCTATTCCAAAGAGCAAGGCTGGAAtgctttcaaccaaaaaaattgaCGTTGAGGTGAGCTTGAGTTCAAGTGCATTGAGCGGTACCAATCTTGGCAGTGAATTGAACAGTGGGGTATTGACACTCAACAGCGCGGCTAAGTTGACTGGAAAGGTTGAATTGATGCTtatcatgaagaagaagaagtcttcCACCATGGACTGCACCATGGCATTTGATCTGTCATCGAAGAcgctcaaaagtttaaaatgCAAATGA